A single window of Zea mays cultivar B73 chromosome 10, Zm-B73-REFERENCE-NAM-5.0, whole genome shotgun sequence DNA harbors:
- the LOC103642390 gene encoding putative F-box/LRR-repeat protein At4g15060 — protein sequence MEQKDRRSCLPDDVLQSILRKLSLKQAVRTGALSRWWESQWIRALASSPVVDLTDDPDFARGQPPALSAATVDRCLRLHTELGAPLDMFRVALVCPSDLDGQDVIGWIATGLRRGARAVEVDLAPPPPEEEDEEEEGEEEEDPHAGHEAPLLELPADLFQARNSLERLALGSFSLHAVPLPAVGLAGLRSLSLSHVDVTDEALRGLVANCPALERLSLRRCSRLAMVSVASETLRVLELVGCQALKQLCVDAPALESFALHCNIFVTNPDAPCEWDWDTPVEVDLLGPPALRDVYLSHIGCDTRLDTEHNALYPSLCLDVVLARILTICSIGLLVRTENHNAHKLIRSVTIYSCGSDQHVDSLSWLDPFKDMPNLEELQLLMDYEGYCLEAVSGFFKLIPLPVLQRLFVCLHIDHEPEGEGSSSAAVWSVENDDSKDMAPKEEIVLDQLTFIKFVNFSGTWCQLRLLSFFLDKSPVLQQLVLVTPEGEGALGDDRLKVIHERVAALEKASSEASITVCRPKEDDTPNHPHTRYFHEEYETM from the exons ATGGAGCAGAAGGACCGACGGAGCTGCCTCCCCGACGACGTCCTCCAATCCATCCTCCGCAAACTCTCGCTCAAGCAGGCCGTCCGCACCGGCGCTCTCTCCCGGTGGTGGGAGTCCCAGTGGATCCGTGCTCTCGCCAGCTCCCCAGTTGTCGACCTCACCGACGACCCAGACTTTGCCCGCGGCCAGCCGCCGGCGCTGTCTGCGGCCACGGTGgatcgctgcctccggctccacaCAGAGCTCGGTGCGCCGCTCGACATGTTCCGCGTGGCACTGGTTTGCCCATCAGATCTGGACGGGCAAGACGTCATCGGGTGGATCGCGACTGGCTTGCGAAGGGGCGCCAGGGCGGTCGAAGTGGATCTGGCACCGCcgccgccggaggaggaggacgaggaggaggagggcgaggaggaggaggacccgCACGCCGGTCATGAGGCGCCGCTCTTGGAGCTCCCCGCTGATCTGTTCCAGGCCAGGAACTCACTGGAGCGGCTGGCGCTCGGCTCGTTCAGCCTCCACGCTGTTCCGCTCCCCGCGGTGGGTCTCGCCGGCCTCCGCTCGCTCTCCCTCAGCCATGTCGACGTCACCGACGAGGCGCTCCGGGGCCTTGTCGCCAACTGTCCGGCGCTCGAGCGCCTTAGCCTGAGGCGCTGCTCCCGCCTCGCCATGGTGAGCGTTGCCAGCGAGACGCTGCGGGTGCTGGAGCTCGTGGGCTGCCAGGCCTTGAAACAACTCTGCGTCGATGCGCCCGCGCTGGAGTCGTTCGCCCTGCACTGCAACATCTTCGTCACCAACCCCGACGCCCCCTGTGAATGGGATTGGGATACTCCTGTTGAAGTCGACTTACTCGGCCCACCGGCCCTCCGGGACGTGTATCTGTCGCACATCGGCTGCGACACCCGCCTCGACACCGAGCATAACGCGCTCTACCCTTCCTTGTGCCTCGACGTCGTGCTAGCCCGGATCCTGACTATTTGCTCCATCGGCTTGCTGGTACGTACCGAAAATCACAATGCTCACAAATTAATTCGATCGGTGACTATTTACTCTTGTGGATCGGATCAACATGTTGATTCACTCAGCTGGCTCGACCCATTCAAAGACATGCCGAACCTAGAAGAGTTGCAGCTGCTGATGGACTACGAAGGTTACTGCCTTGAGGCCGTGTCCGGTTTCTTCAAGCTCATCCCACTTCCAGTCCTTCAACGGCTCTTTGTGTGT CTCCATATTGATCACGAGCCGGAGGGAGAAGGCAGCTCATCCGCAGCAGTGTGGAGCGTCGAGAATGATGATAGCAAAGACATGGCACCCAAGGAGGAGATCGTCCTTGACCAGCTGACATTCATCAAGTTTGTGAATTTTAGTGGGACATGGTGCCAGCTGCGGTTGCTCAGCTTCTTCCTGGATAAGTCCCCTGTCCTCCAGCAGCTGGTGCTGGTCACGCCGGAAGGGGAGGGAGCTCTAGGAGATGACCGACTAAAGGTCATCCATGAGCGGGTGGCCGCATTGGAGAAGGCCTCAAGCGAGGCAAGCATTACCGTGTGCCGGCCCAAGGAAGACGATACCCCGAACCATCCACACACGAGGTACTTCCACGAGGAGTATGAAACTATGTAA